In Dermacentor variabilis isolate Ectoservices chromosome 11, ASM5094787v1, whole genome shotgun sequence, one genomic interval encodes:
- the LOC142563708 gene encoding U3 small nucleolar RNA-associated protein 25 homolog, which translates to MGRPPRGRKRRAADTPKLSKKDRQHWVNFGEEHPANERPSVSDHAAVVVPSEAAADSDDEESSQSAADSGSESDDAVGQLLGTFDSRRAASGDESPDDDEPGSESEDRPLDEKDDDASEHSAAEDEEQEQELPAHNDPFSVHFEWNIEGEKFPLENAERTRHELRWPTLGQLRVMGTKENLRDVALTRASSKDSLWLKNSLAIPEMLTPLQLELLSVLTSYRDLLFTERTLTNGEEVRAAYCLHALNHVLKSRSRVLHHNARLRRGASAELRDQGLTRPRVLFLLPFRESALRTVKLLAQLLPAKEVAHMSRFLKEFGCEEEKKRWLERPEDYEQTFVGNTDDAFRLGLAVSGKSLRLYRDFYASDILLASPLGLRTVVGAEGEKDRDFDFLSSIELVVVDQAEVLLMQNWEHVVHLLEHVNRPAVEPHGADFSRVRLWWLHGWARRFRQTVVLSAVAQAPISALLSRHAQNYAGLVTSANTLEPGSIAEVTVSLAQVFQRFEAASAADVPEARFRFFTEKVLPPLLREGSQGCMVYVRSYFDFVRLRNHLRSLDASFCQICEYTSDAKVSRARGVFFTGRRRLMLYTERFHFYRRYRIKGVQRLIFYELPTLPQFYPELCRMVATGNNGCTSLFCRQDALPLAAVVGSSRAARMLHTDRDVHVLVSAGQ; encoded by the exons ATGGGGCGGCCGCCACGGGGCCGTAAGCGACGGGCAGCGGACACTCCGAAGCTGTCCAAGAAAGACAGGCAGCACTGGGTCAACTTTGGCGAAGAGCACCCGGCCAACGAACGGCCGTCAGTAAGCGATCACGCCGCTGTAGTCGTGCCTTCTGAGGCTGCAGCCGATTCCGACGATGAAGAAAGCTCTCAGTCGGCGGCCGACTCCGGCAGCGAGAGCGACGATGCTGTGGGCCAACTGCTGGGCACATTCGATAGCCGCCGAGCTGCCAGTGGCGATGAATCGCCGGACGACGACGAACCGGGCAGCGAGAGTGAGGATCGGCCGCTGGACGAGAAAGATGACGACGCTAGCGAACACAGTGCTGCTGAAGACGAGGAGCAGGAACAG GAACTTCCAGCACATAATGATCCCTTCTCTGTGCACTTTGAGTGGAACATTGAAGGGGAAAAGTTTCCCCTCGAAAATGCTGAACGAACTCGCCACGAGCTACGCTGGCCAACACTGGGCCAACTTCGAGTCATGGGAACCAAG GAGAACCTCCGAGATGTTGCCCTCACACGAGCCTCGAGCAAGGACAGCCTGTGGCTTAAGAATTCCCTGGCTATACCTGAAATGCTGACGCCACTTCAATTGGAGCTGCTGTCTGTGCTGACCTCCTACAGGGACCTACTTTTCACAGAGCGCACGCTGACAAATGGTGAAGAAGTGCGTGCCGCCTACTGCCTACATGCCCTCAACCACGTGCTCAAG AGCCGGTCTCGTGTTCTGCACCACAATGCACGACTGCGTCGAGGTGCCAGCGCGGAGCTGCGAGACCAAGGGTTGACACGGCCACGAGTGCTTTTTCTGCTGCCTTTCCGGGAGTCAGCTCTGCGCACGGTCAAGCTGCTTGCTCAGTTGCTGCCTGCAAAAGAAGTGGCCCACATGTCCCG GTTCCTGAAGGAGTTTGGTTGTGAGGAGGAAAAGAAGCGTTGGCTGGAACGCCCTGAGGATTACGAACAGACTTTTGTGGGCAACACTGATGATGCATTCCGGCTAGGCTTGGCTGTATCGGGCAAGAGCCTGCGGTTGTACCGAGACTTCTATGCCTCTGACATCCTGCTGGCCTCACCCTTGGGCTTGAGGACTGTGGTGGGTGCTGAGGGAGAGAAGGACCGCGACTTTGACTTCCTCTCTTCCATCGAGCTGGTTGTTGTGGACCAGGCTGAAGTGCTACTCATGCAG AACTGGGAGCACGTGGTGCACCTTTTGGAGCATGTGAACCGTCCAGCTGTGGAACCGCACGGGGCAGACTTCTCCCGCGTGCGCCTTTGGTGGCTGCATGGCTGGGCTCGCCGCTTTCGCCAGACAGTGGTGCTAAGTGCCGTAGCCCAGGCACCCATTTCAGCTCTGTTGAGCAGGCATGCCCAGAACTATGCAGGCCTGGTGACCTCTGCTAACACCCTGGAACCAGGCTCCATTGCAG AGGTGACGGTTTCCCTCGCCCAAGTGTTTCAGCGCTTTGAGGCTGCTTCGGCTGCTGACGTGCCTGAGGCACGCTTCCGCTTTTTCACCGAGAAGGTGCTGCCACCGCTGCTGCGAGAGGGCTCCCAGGGTTGCATGGTGTACGTGCGCTCATACTTTGACTTTGTGCGGCTGCGCAACCACCTGCGCTCACTCGACGCCAGCTTCTGCCAGATCTGTGAGTACACATCTGATGCCAAGGTGTCTAGAGCACGAGGAGTCTTTTTCACTGGCCGACGGCGGCTTATGCTGTACACCGAGCGATTCCACTTCTATCGCCGTTACCGTATCAAAGGTGTGCAGCGCCTCATCTTCTACGAGCTACCAACGCTGCCACAATTCTATCCCGAGCTCTGTCGTATGGTGGCCACGGGAAACAATGGCTGCACCAGCCTCTTCTGTCGCCAGGATGCGCTGCCCCTGGCAGCTGTTGTGGGAAGCTCGCGTGCTGCACGCATGCTGCACACTGACCGTGACGTACATGTGCTCGTGTCAGCGGGCCAGTAA